The sequence TACCTCGAACTGCATGGCCTGTCCGTGCAGTTGGCGGAGGCACTCGCCGAGTACTGGCACGCCCGCGTCCGCGGCGAACTCGGCTTCGCGGGTGAGGACCCGGCCGACATCGAGGACATGTTCGCCCTGAAGTACCGGGGCGCGCGCTTCTCCCTCGGCTACGGCGCCTGCCCGAACCTGGAGGACCGCGCGAAGATCGCCGAGCTGCTGGGGCCGGAGCGGATCGGCGTGCACCTGTCCGAGGAGTTCCAGCTGCACCCGGAGCAGTCCACCGACGCGATCGTGATCCACCACCCGGAGGCGAAGTACTTCAACGCCCGCTGAGCCCGCCAGGGGGCCGGGACGCCCGGCCGCCGGGCCGGATCAGGCCGAAGCTCCGCTTGCCCCTGCCGGGGCTGTTTCACGGGCTGTCCCCGGCCTCGAGTGGTGAACGAGGCGCTTCGTGCGTCGGAGACGTACACTTGTCGGTCCACTGCAGGCCGGCTCCCGCGCGGGAGCCGGCCTGCTCGTCCCGCAAGGAGGTGCGTGGATGACCAGCACGGTCCCCGCGCTCGGAACCCGTACGGCCGAAGGCTCGACGCTGCAGGCGGTGCTCCTCGACATGGACGGCACCCTGGTGGACACCGAAGGATTCTGGTGGGACGTCGAGGTCGAAGTCTTCGCCGCCCTCGGCCACGTCCTGGACGCGTCCTGGCGCCATGTCGTGGTCGGCGGGCCCATGACCCGCAGCGCCGGGTTCCTCATCGAGGCAACCGGCGCCGACATCACCCTCGCCGAGCTGACCGACCTGCTCAACGAGGGCTTCGAGGACCGCATCGGCCGCGCCCTGCCGCTGATGCCGGGCGCCGCCCGCCTGCTCGCCGAGCTGCACGAGCAGGCCGTCCCCACCGCCCTGGTCTCGGCCTCCCACCGGCGCATCATCGACCGTGTGCT comes from Streptomyces sp. FXJ1.172 and encodes:
- a CDS encoding HAD family hydrolase, translating into MTSTVPALGTRTAEGSTLQAVLLDMDGTLVDTEGFWWDVEVEVFAALGHVLDASWRHVVVGGPMTRSAGFLIEATGADITLAELTDLLNEGFEDRIGRALPLMPGAARLLAELHEQAVPTALVSASHRRIIDRVLSVLGPHHFALSVAGDEVSRTKPYPDPYLLAAAGIGAEPARCAVVEDTSTGVAAAEAAGCRVVAVPSVAPIAPAEGRTLVTSLEEVDLAFLRGLMTEMR